The genomic stretch GGAGGACTTTTTTGGAGAGGAGAATACataattgaagattggagaaaacaatgGTTTGGGAGACAATGAGGTTTTCATGAACGAAAGCGATTGAAGCttaactttcatctcaattcttgtaatgtctctattttatattttgttttctttgaacaatatgagtagctaaaccccccaattctAGGGGGTGTCTCTGATTTGATTATGTAAATGAATTTGAATTcggatttctttaatttaatgtTTTCATATTCAATTTGATCGTACAAGGATTATAaagctttctttgtcggaccaatgAGGATTGATATACGATTAACAATTAGCTAGATTGCGGTTGTTAGGGTTTTTGTACGATTGGaatatagtagatatcacctaggaatagggataccctatagttaccggttaattCTTGATAAAACAAATGCTTGAATTCATCACTAATCTCGAAGGAAATTGGGATTAggattgaatgttcaaaggttttcccgtaGAGAAATTAGGGGAAAATAACCTAAAGATATGGTAATTAGTAttttgaacttgttgaagaaataTGTACTCAAGGTTGCTAAAGGGAAAATTATACATTGTACCCTAGCATGTTCCTCATATCTGTTAAAAAGCCACTTTTATATTTTGCTCTATTCTATGTATCCCTTATTACCAATATTCAAACAAAGTCCCAGTTTaagttttttgtttaattgaaccacgaATTAAGCTCTATAGTGATATGCattccttgagatcgacattcgggaaatttcccctttattactacaaaggcaaaatagtacacttgttattttACCAATCATTTGTGAAGATGAATACATAGAGCATGAGATCATATCAACCTACACACCACAACACAATGGAATAATAGAAAGAAACAATAGACGTGTACTGAATATAGCCAGGAGCATGTTGAATGCAAAAGATATGCTAAAAAAATTTGGGGTTAGAAAGTTTCAAAAGCAATGCATGCTCTTAATTAATGTCCAACAAAGAAAATGTCGCATAAAACACTATATGAATCAAGGACAAGTTTGAAGACAAGTGTTGGTCACGTCAAGGTGTTTGGATCACTGTGTTTAGTTATGTACCTAAACAATTAAGAAGAAAGTTGAATGGAATAAGTCAAGTTATGAACTTCATAATTTATCACTTAACTGGTTCTTACAAATTGTATTCACCAAATGAGAATAAGCTTGTGATCAGTAGATGAAAGCAAGAATTGGAATTAGGCCAATCCCACATGATCAATATACTATAAAAAATAgtgcttggagatgatcaaataGGTGAAGAACTATCTGCTAAAGGAGAAGGGGCAtcaaaacaaattataataagGTTAACTAGAACAATTACTGAATTAATAAAACTAACTAATTAtgaaatatttacaaaaaaaaaaattgatgcaAAATGTGATTTAATAGAAGAAGCAATAATTTCTAAGTCATAACCAATtgatttgaatcaatccattaaTGGTTCAAATTGGTTGGTAGCTATACAAGAAGAGATTATAGcaatagaaagaaacaaaaattgAGAGCTTATAGACACACTAAACAAGAAACTATTTATGTAAAATGGATCTATAAGTTGAAGTTAAGACAAAATGGTGAGATTTATAAGTACAACGTAAGATTAGTTATGAGAGGCTTTCTGTAAAAAACTGGTATTGAGTTTAATGAAGTTTATGCATAAGTTACAAGGTTGGAAGCCATAAGAATCGTTGTAGCAATAAAAACATACAAAGAGGGTAAAATGCACCAGTTAGATGTAAAGTCATCATTTCTGAATGAAACATTGGAAGGAGGGGTCTATGGGAAGAAACCACAAAGTTTTGATATCAAAAGGCAAGAAGTGAAGGTGAACAGATTGAGAAAGGCCTTGTATAAACTGAAATAAGCTCCTAGACTTTGGAATAAGAGAATAAATGGTTTTTAGGATTAAGATAGGATTCACAAAGTGCACTTCATGCAAGGTGGGTATGTTAAAGGCTCAAGCAGGCCTGATCGGGTTATCTTATTTTTATATGTAGATCACTTGTTGATCAATGACTCAAATGAAAAAGAAATCATGAAATTCAAGGAAAACATGATGCAAGAATTTGAAATGTCCAATTTAGGTAACATGTCATATTTCCTAGGAATTGAGTTCAAATACACAAACAAAGGAATGTTTTTACATTTGAAGAAGTCTGGAAAAGATTCAAAATGAGCCAGTATAACTCAACAATCATACCATTGGAGACAAGAGCAAAGTCGAGTAAGGACACAAATGGTGAACTTGTCAATGCAACCTTGTACACGAAAAACATTGGTTAGTTGACATATATTTGCAATACTAGGCCAGATATGTGTCATAATGTTGGTTTGATAAGTAGGTTTATGGAGAAATCTAGATAATGTCACCTAATTGATTTAAAAAAGTATTTAGGTACATAAAAAACACAACTGATTTATTTGTTTtccaataaattttattaatttattagaaaaaatattttttagaaataaaagtattaatatcaaatataattttgtttttgtttctagtgtaatatttttttgaaatatgtattaaatataaaaattaaaaggttAAATATATAAAGACGTAAATTAAAGccataaaaggaaataaaatgtatttttagtGTATGTTAATAATACCAAATTAAAttctttaatttaatattatcttaatttttttttataaatcatttTGTCACTTTCACATATAttacaatatataaaaaaagtcaaacaaaataaattaaaatataataataattaaaaatataatagaaaaataatattataaattagtaatattgcaaaataatttataatttaatattttaaaagagcGGGATTCAAGTTATTCCAAGTAAGTTTATTTAAAAGCTATAATTTGGAATAAATTAGAAAAACTTACTCTTGGAAGTAGGGATTGCAAAAAAAACCATATTTGTGAGTGTTCGTGGGTAAATTTGTTACGGGTACGAGTTGGATGGTTTAATAGATATGCACGGATAAAATAAACGGATATTTAGTTACCAATTTTTTTACAGATACAAATTTGGATTTGATGATATTCGTAGCTGTGGGTATCCATATCGGTTAATAATTTGCAAAATTAgttaaatattaatttgtttaataaaaaattattattattattattattattattattattattatatattattaaaattaattagttggatatgtaattattataattttgttgaatttatttatttgataaaagaagaaataaaataaatgtgattcatttttgttattattattattattacgggttaaatttaaaaatattttataaaataattaattaataatattatttaaaaaaatatttaaataacaatatTTATGGATATCTGTTTAATATTTATGGATATCTCAAAATTCATATATGCACGCTTGACGGATACTCACACGAATATGGATATCATATTTTTAAATGAGTCGGACTTATGCCTACTTGAGAGTAAGTTGCAACTCactcatttaaaaaaaatgaaatataataagagagagaaggagaataGTAGTAGTTGATAAAAGCAAAAGCAAAGTTATTATTTCAaaaacaataataacaaaaaagCAGAAACTTCATTGTGTCGTTCACACACACCAACTTTGATATATAATCCACTAGGTAGCAACTGTCTCTATGGGCTGTACGATGTGGAGTGGAGGGGAAGGGTCTACATCCTCACCAAcctttgattcttcaacaattcaAAACCACAATTAAAAAGTGGTTTAGAAAGTCTCTCTCACTCAGTCACCAAATAGTAACCGTACAATGCCAAATGCAAATTACATAtcttcaaacaaatattttctttaatacttattacaaaaaaaaaattattttaaaattattaaataattaataaatctaaaataattatagattaaatatacTAATTACTagttaataaaactaaaaaataaatttttattataataaaaattagaaCGAGTATACTTTGCTTAAGCAATATATTTTCAACACTAATAGGTCAAAACTATTACACCCACTCATCCTACCTCATTATTATAGGACGAATTTTCAATTTCCTCTAATCTTCTTCATCgtcaaatttaggagaatttgtATGTATTtctaaattttatattttgtttttaatatgaTTAAATCTCAATTCAGGCTTCCCTTTCTCCAACATAATTTCTAATTGTATGTTTGATTTTAAGTTTGAAGgacttaaaattaattataaatgtgtaattagttttattaaatttaccactataatccttattattttatttttgagagaatattataaataacataataaattTGACTAaagtattttaatatattttttggactAATAAGAAAGAAAAATCACTACCTTAATTGAAAATTTACTCTTTaaatcaaaaattattttttttcctgaaaattaaataaaataaaagtgataTAATCCTATTACTTTTAATGACCAATATATCTTtccttttaaaaatgtttttaatagtaaaatatcttttcttttagatATTTCATTTACCCAGTAAATCAACTTAGGAGATATTAAAAACTGAAAAGTTAAAGATTATTAATTGTGTTTAGATGTGAATTTGTAaaaatcatttgatttaaattagattttgaattgatttttcAAATGTGATCCAAACCAAAACACTTGTTTTAATCATAATCCATCATTCTCATTtatgatattaaaaaaatttaatttataatttaaatttcaaattaaaccATATAAAATTAAACGCAATCGAATTGAATTTTTTAACTAATCATTCAAAACTCAATGAAACAAATTTATCATTAAATCGAATAAATTTTTATCTTCAAACCGATCCAAACCTACAAATACCTTTAAATAATTGTAATGATACATCATATCATTCCTTATTCAACTTTAAAAGGGAACTTTACTGTCTATACTATAGTAATGCTCTCAGCTTAAGAACATTAATCTCTCCcattacacaactcaaaaaatattaatttcataaaaaaaattatactatatGGTTGGTAAATGCAATAAAAAATCACCTAATCCATGCTTAACCATGTAGAAAAAGATATACGTTTGGTTACACATAAATCCAATTCTCACCAACTCCCattttttctttaacatatatTTAACGTAAACCTGTCTCCAACCTTCTCCGTTCCAACACACAACTCATCACCATGACTCTGTTTCTCACCATACCTCTTTCACTTCTCACCCTCTTCATCTTCTACACCCTCTTCCAACGCCTCAGATTCAAGCTTCCACCCGGTCCACGTCCCTGGCCGGTCGTCGGAAACCTCTACGACATAAAACCGGTCCGGTTCCGGTGTTTCGCGGAATGGGCCCAGTTCTACGGGCCAATTAtatcggtttggttcggttcgactTTAAACGTGATTGTTTCGAATACAGAATTGGCGAAAGAGGTTTTGAAGGAGAATGATCAGCAGTTGGCGGATAGGCATAGGAGTCGGTCGGCCGCGAAGTTTAGTAGAGATGGGAAGGATTTGATTTGGGCTGATTATGGACCTCATTATGTGAAGGTCAGGAAGGTTTGTACTTTGGAGCTTTTTTCGCCGAAGAGAATTGAAGCTTTGAGGCCTATTAGAGAAGATGAAGTTACTGCTATGGTTGAATCTATTTTCAATGATTCTACCAATCCTGGTatgtttctgtttttattttcaaTGAATCTATTAGAGAAGATGAACTCCCTCGTAATGGCGGCCTCTGCCACAGGAGATTAGTCTCTACCATTGCGGGCAGATGATACGCTCTTTCTACCAATAAGAGTTATAAAGAAATTATTCAGTATTCTTAGAGTCatacaattttgaaaataaaaagtttGGATAATGTGCTGATGACCAAATGTAAATTTGTATTTTGTTTTTTCGGCAGAAAATTTGGGGAAAGGTATATTGATGAGGAAGTATATAGGGGCAGTTGCATTCAACAACATTACAAGGCTGGCATTTGGGAAAAGATTTGTTAACGCAGAAGGTGTAATGGATGAGCAAGGAGTAGAATTCAAGGCTATAGTGGCAAATGGGTTGAAACTAGGAGCATCTCTTGCTATGGCAGAGCACATCCCTTGGTTGCGCTGGATGTTCCCATTAGAAGAGGAGGCTTTTGCCAAGCACGGTGCTCGCCGAGACCGACTTACTCGAGCCATCATGGATGAGCATACACAGGCACGCCAGAAATCCGGCGGTGCTAAGCAACATTTTGTAGATGCCCTTCTCACTTTGCAAGACAAATATGATCTTAGTGAAGACACCATCATTGGTCTCCTTTGGGTATGTTAAACAACTCTTTCAATTTATTCTATCTTCACATAGTTCGGATTTGGATTTCCCACGATACCACAATTTATAACTTAGTATCGTCGAGCAAAATCGAACGACTCAGATGCAAATTGTAGTAAGATTAATTTAGAAATATGAGTGGTATAATCTTGATCCATCTGTTTCACCAACTTAAAGCATAGctcatgttttttttcttctttatttgaTAGGACATGATTACAGCTGGGATGGACACAACTGCAATATCAGTTGAATGGGCCATGGCTGAGTTGATAAAGAATCCAAGAGTGCAACAGAAGGCACAAGAGGAGCTAGACAAGGTAATTGGTTTTGAAAGGGTCATGACAGAAACTGATTTCTCAAGCCTCCCTTATCTACAAAGTGTAGCCAAGGAGGCTCTAAGGCTGCACCCTCCAACACCATTAATGCTTCCACATCGTGCTAATGCGAATGTTAAAATCGGTGGCTATGATATTCCCAAGGGGTCCAATGTCCATGTCAATGTATGGGCAGTAGCTCGTGACCCGGCAGTATGGAAAAACCCATTGGAGTTTAGGCCCGAGAGGTTTCTTGAAGAGGATGTAGATATGAAGGGCCATGATTTTAGGCTACTTCCGTTTGGAGCAGGTCGTAGGGTATGTCCGGGTGCTCAACTTGGAATTAATATGGTGACATCCATGTTGGGTCATCTGTTGCATCATTTCTGTTGGGCACCACCTGAGGGAGTGAACCCTGAGGAGATTGATATGGTAGAGAACCCGGGAATGGTTACATATATGAGGACTCCAT from Vicia villosa cultivar HV-30 ecotype Madison, WI unplaced genomic scaffold, Vvil1.0 ctg.000025F_1_1, whole genome shotgun sequence encodes the following:
- the LOC131622232 gene encoding cytochrome P450 98A2 translates to MTLFLTIPLSLLTLFIFYTLFQRLRFKLPPGPRPWPVVGNLYDIKPVRFRCFAEWAQFYGPIISVWFGSTLNVIVSNTELAKEVLKENDQQLADRHRSRSAAKFSRDGKDLIWADYGPHYVKVRKVCTLELFSPKRIEALRPIREDEVTAMVESIFNDSTNPENLGKGILMRKYIGAVAFNNITRLAFGKRFVNAEGVMDEQGVEFKAIVANGLKLGASLAMAEHIPWLRWMFPLEEEAFAKHGARRDRLTRAIMDEHTQARQKSGGAKQHFVDALLTLQDKYDLSEDTIIGLLWDMITAGMDTTAISVEWAMAELIKNPRVQQKAQEELDKVIGFERVMTETDFSSLPYLQSVAKEALRLHPPTPLMLPHRANANVKIGGYDIPKGSNVHVNVWAVARDPAVWKNPLEFRPERFLEEDVDMKGHDFRLLPFGAGRRVCPGAQLGINMVTSMLGHLLHHFCWAPPEGVNPEEIDMVENPGMVTYMRTPLQVVASPRLPSDLYKHVPADI